One genomic segment of Burkholderiaceae bacterium includes these proteins:
- a CDS encoding DUF2069 domain-containing protein — protein sequence MMPLPMSASATASLAAPAAPPSSAARRTRALALAATLALIALGLAWELWLAPLRPGGSWWALKVLPLAAALPGLARYRMHTYRWLSLLVWLYFTEGVVRAAGDRAPSSWLAGLQVVLVLLLFAACAAHVRLRQRQARQQAGAATRSE from the coding sequence ATGATGCCATTGCCGATGTCCGCTTCCGCCACCGCCTCGCTCGCGGCTCCTGCCGCTCCCCCCTCGTCCGCCGCCCGCCGCACCCGCGCCCTGGCCCTGGCCGCCACGCTGGCGCTGATCGCCCTGGGCCTGGCCTGGGAGCTGTGGCTGGCCCCGCTGCGCCCGGGCGGCTCGTGGTGGGCGCTGAAGGTGCTGCCGCTGGCCGCCGCCCTGCCCGGCCTGGCGCGCTACCGCATGCACACCTACCGCTGGCTGTCGCTGCTGGTGTGGCTGTACTTCACCGAAGGCGTGGTACGCGCGGCGGGCGACCGCGCGCCGTCCTCGTGGCTGGCCGGGCTGCAGGTGGTGCTGGTGCTGCTGCTGTTTGCCGCCTGCGCGGCGCACGTGCGGTTGCGCCAGAGGCAGGCGCGGCAGCAAGCCGGCGCCGCAACCCGTTCCGAATGA
- the folP gene encoding dihydropteroate synthase, with protein MSCWQTTRFPIDLAEPRVMGIVNVTPDSFSDGGQHFGTAAALRHCEQLLKDGADLLDIGGESTRPGSPPLPLAEELARVLPVLQGAVRLGVPVSVDTYKPQVMQAALDAGVDIVNDVWALRQPGAAAVVVAHGRCGVCLMHMHGDPQTMQLAPMAGDAVPQVLQFLQHAAHDLRGLGVEKARIVLDPGIGFGKTVAQNFSLLARQSELLTLGYPLLAGWSRKSSLGAALQGAAAAPPPPAERVGASVAAALLAVERGARIVRVHDVRETVQALAVWRHMRSAAAPP; from the coding sequence ATGAGCTGCTGGCAGACCACGCGCTTTCCAATCGACTTGGCCGAGCCCCGGGTGATGGGCATCGTCAACGTCACGCCCGATTCGTTCTCGGACGGCGGGCAGCACTTCGGCACCGCCGCCGCGCTGCGCCACTGCGAGCAGTTGCTGAAGGATGGCGCCGACCTGCTGGACATCGGCGGCGAGTCCACCCGCCCCGGCAGCCCGCCGCTGCCGCTGGCCGAGGAGTTGGCGCGCGTGCTGCCGGTGCTGCAAGGGGCGGTGCGCCTGGGCGTGCCGGTGTCGGTGGACACCTACAAGCCCCAGGTGATGCAGGCCGCGCTGGATGCGGGCGTGGACATCGTCAACGACGTGTGGGCGCTGCGCCAGCCGGGCGCGGCCGCCGTGGTGGTGGCGCACGGCCGCTGCGGCGTGTGCCTGATGCACATGCATGGCGATCCGCAAACCATGCAGCTGGCGCCCATGGCGGGCGATGCGGTGCCGCAGGTGCTGCAATTTTTACAGCATGCTGCGCATGACCTGCGCGGGCTGGGGGTCGAAAAGGCTCGCATCGTGCTGGACCCCGGCATCGGCTTCGGCAAGACCGTGGCGCAGAATTTTTCGCTGCTCGCGCGCCAGAGCGAGCTGTTGACGCTGGGCTATCCGCTGCTGGCCGGCTGGTCGCGCAAGTCCTCGCTGGGCGCCGCGCTGCAGGGCGCGGCCGCCGCGCCGCCGCCGCCGGCCGAGCGCGTCGGCGCCAGCGTGGCCGCCGCCCTGCTGGCGGTCGAGCGCGGCGCGCGCATCGTGCGCGTGCACGACGTGCGCGAGACGGTGCAGGCGCTGGCGGTGTGGCGGCACATGCGGTCGGCCGCCGCGCCGCCCTAG
- a CDS encoding beta-lactamase family protein, whose translation MTTVQGFDPARLARIGAHFAAYVDDGRLPGWQVQVSRRGEVVYRAQQGWRDLEARLPVEDDSVFRIFSMTKPITSVAAMMLYEQGRFELTDPIAKYVPAFADMRVLEGGTALKPATRPAAGPIRVQHLLNHTSGLTYGFHHVHVQDEMYRNAGYEWGAPKGHTLEQAVADWARLPLRFDPGTRWNYSVATDVLGRLVEVVSGQSLDQFFQQHIFDPLGMKDTAFRVRGDLGDRLGALYVPGKDGKATRNDAFGDAVRGEITFLSGGGGLLSTTADYHRFTQMLLRGGELDGARLLGSRTLRHMTRNTLPGGQDLTQFGIPLFAEVKYDGQGFGLGFSVLQDPVAAGTLGSRGEYAWGGAASTAFWVDPAEQITAIFMTQLLPSSTYPIRTQLRQLVYSALVD comes from the coding sequence ATGACGACCGTCCAGGGTTTCGATCCTGCCCGCCTGGCCCGCATCGGGGCGCACTTTGCCGCCTACGTCGACGACGGGCGCCTGCCCGGCTGGCAGGTGCAGGTCAGCCGCCGCGGCGAGGTGGTCTACCGCGCCCAGCAGGGCTGGCGCGACCTGGAGGCGCGGCTGCCGGTCGAGGACGACAGCGTCTTTCGCATCTTCTCCATGACCAAGCCCATCACCTCGGTGGCGGCCATGATGCTGTACGAGCAGGGGCGCTTCGAGCTGACCGACCCCATCGCCAAGTACGTGCCCGCCTTTGCCGACATGCGGGTGCTGGAGGGCGGCACGGCCCTCAAGCCCGCCACCCGGCCGGCCGCCGGGCCCATCCGCGTGCAGCACCTGCTGAACCACACGTCGGGGCTGACCTACGGCTTTCACCACGTCCACGTGCAGGACGAGATGTACCGCAACGCCGGCTACGAATGGGGCGCGCCCAAGGGCCACACGCTGGAGCAGGCGGTGGCCGACTGGGCGCGCCTGCCGCTGCGCTTCGACCCCGGCACGCGCTGGAACTACTCGGTGGCCACCGACGTGCTGGGGCGCCTGGTCGAGGTGGTGTCGGGCCAAAGCCTGGACCAATTCTTTCAGCAGCACATCTTCGACCCGCTGGGCATGAAGGACACCGCGTTCAGGGTACGCGGCGACCTCGGGGACCGCCTGGGCGCGCTGTACGTGCCCGGCAAGGACGGCAAGGCCACGCGCAACGACGCCTTCGGCGACGCCGTGCGCGGCGAGATCACCTTTCTGTCGGGCGGCGGCGGCCTGTTGTCCACCACCGCCGACTACCACCGCTTCACGCAGATGCTGCTGCGCGGCGGCGAGCTGGACGGCGCGCGCCTGCTGGGCAGCCGCACCCTGCGCCACATGACCCGCAACACGCTGCCCGGCGGGCAGGACCTGACCCAGTTCGGCATCCCGCTGTTTGCCGAGGTCAAGTACGACGGCCAGGGCTTCGGCCTGGGCTTTTCGGTGCTGCAGGACCCGGTGGCCGCCGGCACCCTGGGGAGTAGGGGCGAATACGCCTGGGGCGGCGCAGCCAGCACCGCCTTCTGGGTCGATCCGGCCGAGCAGATCACCGCCATCTTCATGACCCAGCTGCTGCCCTCCAGCACCTACCCGATCCGCACGCAGCTGCGGCAGCTGGTTTATTCGGCGCTGGTAGATTGA
- a CDS encoding DNA polymerase IV: MDAFYASVEWLRYPQLKGLPVVIGGSRRREDELIERLNTERPERAWTPADLADIPVDFFPLLQDYVGRGVITTASYAARQFGVGSAMGLMKAARLCPQAILLPVDFAEYRKYSRAFKQVILDIAPVMEDRGIDEVYIDFTHVPGGQREGGRVLARLLQKSILDATGLSCSVGVAPNKLLAKMASEFNKPGGISIVHEADLQTQIWPLPCRKIHGIGPKTDARLQEHGIHTIGELAARQAPWLIEHFGPSHGAWLHDAAWGRDERPVVTESEPVSMSRETTFERDLHAVRDRAELGAIFTELAEAVAADLQRKGYVGKTIGIKLRFDDFKIATRDQTVDAYTSDARRIRQVAGQCLKRVDLSRRLRLLGVRVGSLAHAADVASATPAPSAGESLPLFGQSTSAE; encoded by the coding sequence ATGGATGCGTTCTACGCCTCCGTGGAGTGGCTGCGCTACCCGCAGCTCAAGGGCCTGCCGGTGGTCATCGGCGGCTCGCGAAGGCGCGAGGACGAGCTGATTGAGCGCCTGAACACCGAGCGTCCCGAACGCGCGTGGACGCCGGCCGATCTGGCCGACATTCCGGTCGATTTCTTTCCACTGCTGCAGGACTACGTGGGCCGCGGCGTGATCACCACCGCCAGCTACGCGGCGCGGCAGTTCGGCGTGGGCTCGGCCATGGGGCTGATGAAGGCGGCGCGCCTGTGCCCGCAGGCCATTTTGCTGCCGGTGGATTTTGCCGAGTACCGCAAGTACTCGCGCGCCTTCAAGCAAGTCATCCTGGACATCGCGCCGGTGATGGAAGACCGCGGCATCGACGAGGTGTACATCGACTTCACCCACGTGCCCGGCGGCCAGCGCGAGGGCGGGCGCGTGCTGGCGCGGCTGCTGCAAAAAAGCATTCTCGACGCCACCGGCCTGAGCTGCTCGGTGGGCGTGGCGCCCAACAAGCTGCTGGCCAAGATGGCCAGCGAATTCAACAAGCCGGGTGGCATCAGCATCGTGCACGAGGCCGACCTGCAAACGCAGATCTGGCCCCTGCCCTGCCGCAAGATCCACGGCATCGGCCCCAAGACCGACGCGCGCCTGCAGGAGCACGGCATCCACACCATCGGCGAGCTGGCGGCGCGGCAGGCGCCGTGGCTGATCGAGCACTTCGGCCCCAGCCACGGCGCCTGGCTGCACGACGCCGCCTGGGGCCGCGACGAGCGCCCGGTGGTGACCGAGAGCGAACCCGTCAGCATGAGCCGCGAGACCACCTTCGAGCGCGACCTGCACGCCGTGCGCGACCGCGCCGAGCTGGGCGCCATCTTCACCGAGCTGGCCGAGGCCGTGGCGGCGGATTTGCAGCGCAAGGGCTACGTGGGTAAGACCATCGGCATCAAGCTGCGCTTCGACGACTTCAAGATCGCCACGCGCGACCAGACCGTCGACGCATACACCAGCGACGCCCGGCGCATCCGCCAGGTGGCGGGCCAGTGCCTCAAGCGCGTCGATTTGAGCCGCCGCCTGCGCCTGCTGGGCGTGCGCGTGGGCTCGCTGGCGCATGCGGCCGACGTGGCCAGCGCCACGCCAGCGCCGTCCGCAGGCGAAAGCCTGCCGCTGTTTGGTCAATCTACCAGCGCCGAATAA
- the fahA gene encoding fumarylacetoacetase translates to MPALNATHDPQRTSWVPSANDGNTDFPIQNLPHGIFRRQGSSENWRGGVAIGDQIVDMAAAVAAGVFTGAALAPARAAAQASLNDLMQMGPQSASILRQALSNALQAGSSQQAALQSCLVPQAQAEYTLPCRIGDYTDFYTSVHHATNIGRLFRPDNPLMPNYKWIPIGYHGRASSIGVSGQAFQRPRGQVKPPDADAPRLAPCARLDIELEMAVYVGPGNALGEPVALDEAESHIFGLALLNDWSARDIQAWEYQPLGPFLSKNFATTVSPWVVTMEALAPYRVPFTRPADDPQPLPYLASSGHSAAGGFDIQLEALIETRRMRQAQSAPVRLALTNYRHAYWSAAQMLTHHTVNGCNLQPGDLLGTGTLSGPTLDSACALIELTAGGKNPIHLPNGEVRTWVEDGDAIILRGWCEKPGAPRIGFGECVGTVLPAKQ, encoded by the coding sequence ATGCCCGCCCTCAACGCCACGCACGACCCGCAACGGACCAGCTGGGTGCCGTCCGCCAACGACGGCAACACCGACTTCCCGATCCAGAACCTGCCGCACGGCATCTTCCGCCGCCAGGGCTCCAGTGAAAACTGGCGCGGCGGCGTGGCCATCGGCGACCAGATCGTGGATATGGCCGCGGCCGTGGCGGCCGGCGTGTTCACCGGCGCCGCGCTGGCGCCGGCCCGGGCGGCGGCGCAGGCCAGCCTCAACGATCTGATGCAAATGGGGCCCCAGTCGGCATCCATCCTGCGCCAGGCGCTATCGAATGCATTGCAGGCCGGGTCCAGCCAGCAGGCCGCGCTGCAGTCCTGCCTGGTGCCGCAGGCGCAGGCCGAATACACCCTGCCCTGCCGCATCGGCGACTACACCGACTTCTACACCTCGGTGCACCACGCCACCAACATCGGCCGGCTGTTTCGCCCCGACAACCCGCTGATGCCCAACTACAAGTGGATTCCCATCGGCTACCACGGGCGCGCCTCGTCCATCGGCGTGTCGGGCCAGGCGTTTCAGCGTCCGCGCGGGCAGGTCAAGCCGCCCGACGCCGACGCGCCGCGGCTGGCGCCCTGCGCGCGGCTGGACATCGAGCTGGAGATGGCCGTGTACGTCGGTCCCGGCAACGCGCTGGGCGAGCCGGTGGCGCTGGACGAGGCCGAGTCGCACATCTTCGGCCTGGCCCTGCTCAACGACTGGTCGGCGCGCGACATCCAGGCCTGGGAATACCAGCCACTGGGGCCTTTTTTGTCCAAGAACTTCGCCACCACCGTCTCGCCCTGGGTGGTGACGATGGAGGCGCTGGCGCCGTACCGCGTGCCCTTCACCCGCCCGGCGGACGACCCGCAGCCCCTGCCTTACCTGGCCAGCAGCGGCCACAGCGCGGCGGGCGGCTTCGACATCCAGCTGGAGGCCCTGATCGAAACCCGCCGCATGCGCCAGGCCCAGAGCGCGCCGGTGCGCCTGGCGCTGACCAATTACCGCCACGCCTACTGGTCCGCCGCGCAGATGCTGACGCACCACACGGTGAACGGCTGCAACCTGCAGCCGGGCGACCTGCTGGGTACCGGCACGCTGTCGGGGCCCACGCTGGACTCGGCCTGCGCGCTGATCGAGCTGACGGCGGGCGGCAAGAACCCGATCCACCTGCCCAACGGCGAGGTGCGCACCTGGGTGGAGGACGGCGACGCCATCATCCTGCGCGGCTGGTGCGAGAAGCCCGGCGCGCCCCGCATCGGCTTTGGCGAATGCGTCGGCACGGTGCTCCCCGCGAAACAGTAA
- a CDS encoding enoyl-CoA hydratase/isomerase family protein produces the protein MTSPALHCFTLDIHDHIAHLVLNRPEAMNTMDPVFWRELDGVLDALQRGNEARALVISSTGRHFSAGMALEVFGSSIQMDDQSPEGRAAIFELLGALQATFTRLETLRIPVIAAIQGGCIGGAVDLVTAACIRYASADAFFCIQEINIGLVADVGTLQRLPKLVPLGVVKELAYTGRRMPAARAREVGLVNEVFDSPAACLEGAMACAREIAAKPPVAIWGSKQVIEYAREHSTHDSLRQMGWVQGAIWSHAHVREAVGAMKDKRAAQFPPLAPLRGFGD, from the coding sequence ATGACCTCCCCTGCCCTGCACTGCTTCACGCTCGACATCCACGACCACATCGCCCACCTGGTGCTGAACCGCCCCGAGGCCATGAACACCATGGACCCGGTGTTCTGGCGCGAGCTGGACGGCGTGCTGGACGCGCTGCAGCGCGGCAACGAGGCGCGCGCGCTGGTCATCTCCAGCACGGGCCGGCATTTCTCGGCCGGCATGGCGCTGGAGGTGTTCGGCAGCAGCATCCAGATGGACGACCAGAGCCCCGAGGGGCGTGCCGCCATCTTCGAGCTGCTCGGCGCGCTGCAGGCCACCTTCACCCGGCTGGAGACGCTGCGCATCCCGGTCATTGCCGCCATCCAGGGCGGCTGCATCGGCGGCGCGGTGGACCTGGTGACGGCCGCCTGCATCCGCTACGCCAGCGCCGACGCGTTCTTCTGCATCCAGGAGATCAACATCGGCCTGGTGGCCGACGTGGGGACGCTGCAGCGCCTGCCCAAGCTGGTGCCGCTGGGCGTGGTGAAAGAGCTGGCCTACACCGGCCGGCGCATGCCCGCCGCCCGCGCGCGCGAGGTGGGCCTGGTCAACGAGGTTTTCGATTCGCCCGCCGCCTGCCTGGAAGGCGCCATGGCCTGCGCGCGCGAGATCGCCGCCAAGCCGCCGGTGGCCATCTGGGGCAGCAAGCAGGTCATCGAGTACGCGCGCGAGCACTCCACGCACGACAGCCTGCGCCAGATGGGCTGGGTGCAGGGAGCGATCTGGAGCCATGCGCACGTGCGCGAGGCCGTGGGCGCCATGAAGGACAAGCGCGCGGCGCAGTTTCCGCCGCTGGCGCCGCTGCGCGGTTTTGGCGACTAG
- a CDS encoding FAD-binding oxidoreductase: MTFPSSLLDTLRQAVGAAHVLTEGDLAAYEQDWRRREYGKALAVVRPGSTAEVAAVVRACAAQGVAIVPQGGNTGLSVGSVPDGSGRQVVLSLRRLDAVRAIDDANLTMTVEAGCILQNLQAAAEGAGFLFPLSLAAEGSCTIGGNLGTNAGGTAVVRYGNTRELCLGLEVVTPQGEIWDGLTGLRKDNTGYDLRDLFIGSEGTLGVITAATLKLYPRPAARLTAWAAVPSMQAAVDLLGLAHRHLGAGLTGFEVMGQFALGLVDKHYPQLRVPLWRDAPYCVLLENSDHESEAHARALFEHLLEAALEAGCASDAVVAESLAQAQGLWHIRESIPLAQAEEGLNIKHDISIPIARIPAFVEETDALLAREIAGVRLVNFGHLGDGNLHYNVQAPEGGDAKAFLRDEEDRINTLVFDSVARHAGSISAEHGVGSLKAAKLPRYKSKVALDLMRAIKGALDPQGIMNPGRILA; the protein is encoded by the coding sequence ATGACCTTCCCCTCTTCCCTTCTCGACACCCTGCGCCAGGCCGTGGGCGCCGCCCACGTGCTGACCGAGGGCGACCTCGCCGCCTACGAGCAGGACTGGCGCCGCCGCGAGTACGGCAAGGCGCTGGCCGTGGTGCGCCCGGGCAGCACGGCCGAGGTGGCCGCCGTGGTACGCGCCTGCGCCGCGCAGGGCGTGGCCATCGTGCCGCAGGGCGGCAACACGGGGCTGTCGGTGGGCTCGGTGCCCGACGGCAGCGGCCGCCAGGTGGTGCTGAGCCTGCGGCGCCTGGACGCGGTGCGCGCCATCGACGACGCCAACCTGACCATGACGGTGGAGGCCGGCTGCATCCTGCAGAACCTGCAGGCCGCCGCCGAGGGCGCGGGCTTTCTGTTTCCGCTCAGCCTGGCAGCCGAGGGCAGCTGCACCATCGGCGGCAACCTGGGCACCAACGCCGGCGGCACGGCCGTGGTGCGCTACGGCAACACGCGCGAGCTGTGCCTGGGCCTGGAAGTGGTCACACCGCAGGGCGAGATCTGGGACGGCTTGACCGGCCTGCGCAAGGACAACACCGGCTACGACCTGCGCGATCTGTTCATCGGCAGCGAGGGCACGCTGGGCGTGATCACCGCCGCCACCCTGAAGCTGTACCCGCGCCCCGCCGCGCGCCTGACGGCCTGGGCCGCCGTGCCTTCGATGCAAGCCGCGGTGGATCTGCTGGGCCTGGCGCACCGGCACCTGGGCGCGGGCCTGACGGGCTTCGAGGTGATGGGCCAGTTTGCCCTGGGCCTGGTGGACAAGCACTACCCGCAGCTGCGCGTGCCGCTGTGGCGCGACGCGCCGTACTGCGTTTTATTGGAAAACTCCGACCACGAGAGCGAGGCGCACGCGCGCGCCCTGTTCGAGCACCTGCTCGAAGCGGCCCTGGAGGCCGGCTGCGCCAGCGATGCCGTGGTGGCCGAGAGCCTGGCGCAGGCCCAGGGCCTGTGGCACATCCGCGAGAGCATTCCGCTGGCTCAGGCCGAGGAGGGGCTGAACATCAAGCACGACATCAGCATCCCGATCGCGCGCATCCCCGCCTTCGTCGAGGAAACCGACGCCCTGCTGGCGCGCGAGATCGCCGGCGTGCGCCTGGTCAACTTCGGCCACCTGGGCGATGGCAACCTGCACTACAACGTGCAAGCGCCGGAGGGCGGCGACGCCAAGGCCTTCCTGCGCGACGAGGAAGACCGCATCAACACCCTGGTGTTCGACAGCGTGGCGCGGCACGCCGGCTCGATCAGCGCCGAGCACGGCGTGGGCAGCCTGAAGGCGGCCAAGCTGCCGCGCTACAAGTCGAAGGTGGCGCTGGATCTGATGCGCGCCATCAAGGGCGCGCTCGATCCGCAGGGCATCATGAACCCCGGACGGATCCTGGCCTGA
- a CDS encoding DEAD/DEAH box helicase translates to MTSFEEGSAMALDTALPEAVQATAAPNPFAELGLAPELLAAIADLGYSEPTPVQQRAIPLALSQGADNVNDLMVSSQTGSGKTAAFLLPVLHTLLTMQREAAAREKADWDAKVAQALAKGEPAPKKPRRHNPTDPRRFKPAVPGALVLAPTRELAQQVARDAIDLVRHCRNLRIATVVGGMPYREQIAQLQNAALVVATPGRLLDLASNGQIVLDQVRFLVVDEADRMLDLGFADALAEIHLLTAQRQQTMMFSATFAPPIQQLALRVMHEGGARVQRLQIDTPQQSHANIRQELYWADSPEHKRRLLDYWLRDPGIDQAIVFACTQIECDELAADLQQAGFAAVALHGALSQTLRNRRLRALREGQVQILVATDVAARGIDVPTITHVINHGLPMKAEDYTHRIGRTGRAGRDGLAVTLAEIRDRRRLADIEAHTRQPFKPKLIDGLEPTRFFPPIAQAAPARKGGAARRGNGPRHGAGGKPGFKAKQGFGPRRESADSYKKSGKPAPRSHAGRSAAPRGKAYSPAR, encoded by the coding sequence ATGACCTCATTTGAGGAAGGCAGTGCCATGGCGCTGGATACCGCCCTGCCCGAAGCCGTCCAGGCCACGGCCGCCCCCAACCCCTTTGCCGAGCTGGGCCTGGCGCCCGAGCTGTTGGCCGCCATTGCCGACCTGGGCTACAGCGAGCCCACGCCGGTGCAGCAGCGTGCCATTCCGCTGGCGCTGTCCCAGGGTGCCGACAACGTCAACGACCTGATGGTCAGTAGCCAGACCGGCAGCGGCAAAACCGCCGCCTTTCTGCTGCCGGTGCTGCACACCCTGCTGACCATGCAGCGCGAGGCCGCCGCGCGCGAAAAGGCCGACTGGGACGCCAAGGTGGCCCAGGCCCTGGCCAAGGGCGAGCCCGCGCCCAAAAAGCCGCGCCGCCACAACCCGACCGACCCGCGCCGCTTCAAGCCCGCCGTGCCCGGCGCGCTGGTGCTGGCGCCCACGCGCGAGCTGGCGCAGCAGGTGGCGCGCGACGCCATCGACCTGGTGCGCCATTGCCGCAACCTGCGCATCGCCACCGTGGTGGGCGGCATGCCCTACCGCGAGCAGATCGCGCAACTGCAAAACGCCGCGCTGGTGGTGGCCACGCCCGGCCGCCTGCTGGACCTGGCCAGCAACGGCCAGATCGTGCTGGACCAGGTGCGCTTTCTGGTGGTGGACGAGGCCGACCGCATGCTGGACTTGGGCTTTGCCGACGCGCTGGCCGAAATCCATTTGCTGACGGCGCAGCGCCAGCAGACCATGATGTTCAGCGCCACCTTCGCGCCGCCCATCCAGCAGCTGGCCCTGCGCGTGATGCACGAGGGCGGCGCGCGCGTGCAGCGCCTGCAGATCGACACCCCGCAGCAAAGCCACGCCAACATCCGCCAGGAGCTGTACTGGGCCGACAGCCCCGAGCACAAGCGCCGCCTGCTGGACTACTGGCTGCGCGACCCCGGCATCGACCAGGCCATCGTGTTTGCCTGCACGCAGATCGAGTGCGACGAGCTGGCGGCCGACCTGCAGCAGGCCGGCTTTGCCGCCGTGGCGCTGCACGGCGCACTCAGCCAGACGCTGCGCAACCGCCGCCTGCGCGCGCTGCGCGAAGGCCAGGTGCAAATTCTGGTGGCCACCGATGTGGCCGCGCGCGGCATCGACGTGCCCACCATCACCCACGTGATCAACCACGGCCTGCCCATGAAGGCCGAGGACTACACCCACCGCATCGGCCGTACCGGCCGCGCCGGACGCGACGGCCTGGCGGTGACGCTGGCCGAAATTCGCGATCGCCGCCGCCTGGCCGACATCGAGGCGCACACGCGGCAGCCCTTCAAGCCGAAGCTGATCGACGGGCTGGAGCCCACGCGCTTTTTCCCACCCATCGCGCAGGCCGCGCCCGCACGCAAGGGCGGCGCGGCGCGCCGCGGCAACGGCCCGCGCCACGGCGCTGGTGGCAAGCCGGGGTTCAAGGCCAAACAGGGCTTTGGCCCGCGCAGGGAAAGCGCCGACAGCTACAAAAAGAGTGGCAAACCGGCACCGCGTTCGCACGCTGGCCGCAGCGCCGCACCGCGCGGCAAGGCCTACAGCCCGGCGCGCTGA